The Armatimonadota bacterium genome includes a window with the following:
- the ftsY gene encoding signal recognition particle-docking protein FtsY — METRRGLAERFREGLNKTRRAIAAHLEDVFARPPDDEFFDRLEEALIAADAGVEVAADVVAQLRRRAMMGVWRPEDLRRSFREIIVDHLGAAEPLRLDPPPAVVLVLGVNGSGKTTTIGKLAHRLTHERRRVLIAAADTFRAAAIEQVQVWADRAGVPVVRHREGADPAAVVYDALQALGARRADVLIVDTAGRLHTKVNLMEELRKIRRVVERHLPAAPVESLLVLDANTGQNGLQQARQFQQAVPLTGIVVAKLDSSAKGGVLLAIGRSMRISVKFVGTGEGVDDLHPFDPEAFADALFPALGPAA, encoded by the coding sequence ATGGAGACTCGGCGCGGACTGGCAGAGCGCTTCCGCGAAGGCCTGAACAAGACTCGTCGCGCGATCGCCGCACACCTGGAGGACGTCTTCGCGCGGCCTCCCGACGACGAGTTCTTCGACCGCCTGGAAGAGGCCCTCATCGCAGCCGACGCGGGCGTCGAGGTGGCCGCAGACGTCGTCGCCCAGCTGCGGCGCAGGGCCATGATGGGGGTGTGGCGGCCGGAGGACCTCCGCCGGTCGTTTCGGGAGATCATCGTCGACCACCTCGGCGCGGCCGAGCCGCTCCGGCTCGACCCGCCCCCGGCGGTGGTTCTCGTGTTGGGGGTCAACGGTTCGGGCAAGACCACGACGATCGGCAAGCTGGCCCACCGGCTCACGCACGAACGGCGACGTGTCCTGATCGCGGCCGCCGACACGTTCCGAGCGGCGGCCATCGAGCAGGTGCAGGTGTGGGCGGATCGCGCGGGCGTGCCGGTGGTCCGGCACCGGGAAGGCGCAGACCCAGCTGCCGTCGTCTACGATGCGCTCCAGGCGCTGGGGGCACGGCGGGCCGACGTCTTGATCGTGGACACCGCCGGACGGCTGCACACGAAGGTCAACCTGATGGAAGAGCTGCGCAAGATCCGCCGGGTCGTGGAGCGACACCTGCCGGCAGCGCCCGTGGAGTCACTGCTGGTGCTGGATGCCAACACCGGACAGAACGGGCTCCAGCAGGCGCGCCAGTTCCAGCAGGCGGTCCCGCTCACGGGCATCGTCGTGGCCAAACTCGACAGCAGCGCAAAGGGTGGTGTGCTCCTCGCGATCGGGCGGTCGATGCGCATCTCGGTCAAGTTCGTCGGTACGGGTGAAGGGGTCGACGACCTCCACCCCTTCGATCCGGAAGCCTTCGCGGACGCCCTGTTTCCGGCTCTTGGGCCGGCGGCGTGA